The DNA sequence TGTTTTGGTAAATGATAAAGGCGAAGAAATTAAATTGGATATTCCTTTTGGTGATGAACTTCCGCAAAACGGATTTCAACCAGATTTAGAAGGCTTCATCGCTCCCTCTGAAAAATATTATGGTACAGAAGTTATTATAAATCCGGAAAGCAAAAGATTACAATTTTTGGAAAGATTTTCAGAATGGGACGGAAATGATTTTACAGATTTACCATTATTGTTAAAAGCTAAGGGTAAATGTACAACCGATCATATTTCTATGGCTGGATCTTGGTTAAAATTCCGCGGACATTTAGACAACATTTCCGATAATTTATTTTTGGGTGCAATAAATGCATTTACTGATAAAGCCGGTGAAGTGAAAAATGTTTTCACTCAAGAATATAAAAATGTAAGTAAAGTTGCCCGTGAATATAAAGCAGAAGGTTTAGGTTGGGTTGTTGTTGGCGATGAAAATTACGGCGAAGGTTCATCTCGCGAACATGCGGCAATGGAACCAAGATTCTTAAATGGCAAAGCAATTATTGTAAGAAGTTTTGCAAGAATTCACGAAACTAATTTGAAGAAACAAGGAATGCTTCCGTTAACTTTTGATAATCCCGCAGATTATGATAAAGTAAAAGAAGATGACAAAATTAGTTTGATTGGTTTAAAAGATTTAGCTCCCGGTTCACAAGTAAAGATGATTATGAAACATTCTGATGGAACAACCGATGAAGCAATGTTAAATCATACATTTAATGCAAATCAAATTGAGTGGTTTAAAGCCGGAAGTGCATTAAATTTAATTGCGGCACAAAATAAATAAATTTATAATATTGAAAAATAGAACGCAGATGACACCGAAAAAAAGATTCTCATAGTTTTATCTGTGATTATCAATTTCTTCTGCGTTTTCTGTGTTCTATTTTATTTTTCTAAAATCAAATCTCTATAAGATTTTCTAATCTGATTTTTTTCATCCAATTCTAATAATTTCACAATTTCATCAAACTCTGTTTTTGCTTCAACTTGAGAAATATTTTTAACAACGGTTTCGAGTTCTAAAAATTTTCCTAAATTTTTTACTTCATCCAAATGAATTCTTGTGTTTTTGTATATGTATAATTCGCGAACTTTTTCTACAACTGTTTCAGTTTCAAAAATATCACTAAAATAATTTTCAACATTTTCTCCGGAAATATTTAGAACAAAATAATTACTCCATCTTTCACCGTCTTTTTCATTTCGCTGATATTTAATTAATTCAAAACCTTCATTGTGTTTTCGCAATTTTAAAAGTCCAGCCGGAATTTTATAATAAATATCCTTTTGTAAAATTGTTTTTTCATGCTGAATATTTTTATCATTTTGTATTTTCAAAATATTATCAAAATTTTCTAACTTTACTTTAATTTCCAAATTTGTTGCCATTTTATCCTCAAAAATTTCACTGGATTTTTGAACTTCTGTTGTTTAATTAGTGTATTGATTTTTACAAATATTTATATATTTTAAAAAGTAAGCAATTTTGAGAAAACCATGAAAAAATTTCTTTTATTTTTTTTGATTTTTCCGTTTGTAATAAATTTTTCCCAAAAAATTGGACAGCTTGGCGAAGAAAAACCAAATATAGATTTTCCGGATAATGCAATTGGGTTGGATTTAATGATTGGCGAAGGCGGATTTGGTTTAGGCGGGTTTTATAGACATAATTATTCAAACACATTAACTGTTTTTTCTGATTTTTCTATTTCTGAAACAAAACACGAAAGAGAAATTGAGCGATATGATATTTTCGGTTATCCGCTTCCTATTTACGGAAAAAAAAATAGAATTTATTTATTTCCATTAAATTTTGGATTACAATATAGATTATTTTATCAATCTCTTACCGATAATTTAAGACCATACGTTTCTATTGCAGTTGGTCCAACAATGTTCGTAACATCTCCAGCCGAAAG is a window from the Ignavibacteriota bacterium genome containing:
- a CDS encoding CYTH domain-containing protein, producing MATNLEIKVKLENFDNILKIQNDKNIQHEKTILQKDIYYKIPAGLLKLRKHNEGFELIKYQRNEKDGERWSNYFVLNISGENVENYFSDIFETETVVEKVRELYIYKNTRIHLDEVKNLGKFLELETVVKNISQVEAKTEFDEIVKLLELDEKNQIRKSYRDLILEK